Proteins from a single region of Siphonobacter curvatus:
- a CDS encoding IPT/TIG domain-containing protein, which translates to MNIPTFFTRATLPLLMLGAGFVLNACTEDTDGRPQIKPGNPVVSAITPDSASGGSVVTLKGTGLGDMRAIVFEKQSVAAGFQPTLNTENALIFRVPDEAAGGVQNITFTNSEGRTVTVPFRVLAYPTITDVSNYNFTKGTTVTLTGNNLEDVTAVKLSGTTIAAKIVSKEKKKLVLEMPTTTVGRATLDITNTTGLMKTTQEFVNVEQAYPIFLDAYATGVTDASWGDAAAISTKEFKSGTASVGKNFQKGNWHLIGFSMPGLAYSSAYTYVSGYIKGASADYTLYLTTDAASVGFGEYIEKNKIDVKANTWTYFKIKLSDMDFWSAGKTLKQIGFRIKGPDKQDETFYFDDLILVK; encoded by the coding sequence ATGAACATACCTACTTTTTTTACCCGGGCGACTTTGCCCTTACTGATGCTGGGAGCGGGCTTCGTACTGAATGCCTGCACTGAAGACACCGATGGAAGACCGCAGATAAAACCCGGTAATCCCGTGGTGTCCGCCATTACCCCCGACTCCGCTTCGGGCGGTTCGGTAGTAACCCTGAAAGGAACCGGACTGGGTGATATGCGGGCGATTGTTTTTGAGAAACAAAGTGTAGCGGCGGGTTTTCAGCCGACACTGAATACAGAAAATGCTCTCATTTTCCGCGTACCCGATGAAGCAGCGGGTGGGGTACAGAATATTACGTTTACGAACAGCGAAGGCCGGACGGTAACCGTACCCTTCCGGGTGCTGGCCTACCCGACGATTACGGACGTTTCCAATTACAATTTCACCAAAGGAACAACCGTAACACTGACGGGTAATAACCTCGAAGACGTCACGGCGGTGAAACTTTCGGGTACCACCATCGCGGCTAAAATCGTATCCAAAGAGAAAAAGAAACTCGTGCTCGAAATGCCCACGACGACCGTGGGCCGGGCCACGCTGGATATTACCAATACCACGGGTCTGATGAAGACTACTCAGGAATTCGTCAATGTGGAGCAGGCATATCCTATCTTCCTGGATGCGTACGCGACGGGGGTAACCGATGCCTCCTGGGGGGATGCGGCGGCGATCAGCACGAAAGAATTCAAGTCGGGAACAGCTTCAGTGGGTAAAAACTTCCAGAAAGGCAATTGGCACCTGATCGGGTTTTCGATGCCGGGCCTCGCGTATTCGTCTGCGTACACTTACGTTTCGGGCTATATCAAGGGAGCGTCCGCTGATTACACGTTGTACCTGACGACGGATGCTGCCTCCGTAGGTTTTGGAGAATACATCGAGAAAAACAAAATCGACGTGAAAGCCAACACCTGGACGTACTTCAAAATCAAGTTGTCGGATATGGATTTCTGGTCGGCGGGTAAAACGCTCAAACAGATCGGCTTCCGGATCAAAGGCCCCGACAAACAAGACGAGACGTTCTACTTCGACGATCTGATTCTGGTTAAGTAA